The Halomicronema hongdechloris C2206 genome includes a window with the following:
- the accA gene encoding acetyl-CoA carboxylase carboxyl transferase subunit alpha has translation MPTTERRPILLDFEKPLAELEARIKQIRELAEDNDVDVSIQICQLESRANQLRHEIFSNLTPAQRLQVARHPRRPSTLDYIQAISDEWIELHGDRRSGKDDPALVGGLARLNGRPVVMLGHQKGRDTRDNVVRNFGMASPGGYRKALRLMQHANRFNMPIFTFIDTPGAWAGLEAEEMGQGEAIAYNLREMFALDVPIICTVIGEGGSGGALGISVGDRLLMFEHAVYTVASPEACAAILWKDASRSAEAAEALKITAHDLKTLGILDQLLPEPVGGAHADPLRATEILRNALMQAMQELLQLTPPERRQQRYQKFRQIGVFAETLTEEED, from the coding sequence ATGCCAACCACGGAACGCCGACCGATCCTCTTAGACTTCGAAAAACCCTTGGCAGAACTAGAAGCCCGCATCAAACAGATTCGCGAACTGGCCGAAGACAATGATGTGGACGTCTCCATTCAAATCTGCCAACTCGAGTCACGGGCGAACCAATTGCGTCACGAAATTTTCAGCAATCTGACTCCGGCCCAGCGATTACAGGTTGCCCGTCATCCTCGCCGTCCTAGCACCCTCGATTACATCCAAGCCATCAGTGACGAGTGGATTGAACTCCATGGGGACCGTCGCTCTGGTAAGGATGACCCTGCCCTCGTGGGGGGGCTGGCTCGGCTGAATGGCCGCCCAGTTGTGATGTTGGGTCATCAAAAGGGGCGAGACACTAGAGACAACGTCGTCCGTAATTTTGGTATGGCGTCCCCCGGTGGATATCGCAAAGCCCTGCGGCTGATGCAGCACGCCAATCGCTTCAACATGCCCATATTCACCTTCATTGATACACCGGGGGCTTGGGCCGGACTAGAGGCCGAGGAAATGGGCCAAGGGGAAGCCATTGCCTATAACCTGCGAGAGATGTTTGCCTTGGATGTGCCCATTATCTGCACGGTGATTGGGGAAGGGGGCTCGGGAGGCGCCCTTGGCATCAGTGTGGGGGATCGGCTGCTGATGTTTGAACATGCGGTCTATACCGTGGCCAGTCCAGAGGCCTGTGCCGCGATTCTGTGGAAAGATGCCAGTCGCTCTGCCGAAGCCGCCGAAGCCCTTAAAATTACGGCCCATGATCTGAAAACCCTGGGGATTCTGGATCAACTCTTGCCAGAACCCGTGGGAGGCGCTCACGCTGATCCTTTGAGGGCTACCGAAATCCTCAGGAACGCCTTGATGCAGGCGATGCAAGAACTCCTACAGCTGACGCCGCCAGAACGGCGACAACAACGGTATCAGAAATTTCGTCAGATTGGGGTCTTTGCCGAAACCCTGACTGAGGAGGAAGACTAG
- a CDS encoding AMP-binding protein gives MKKGSAHIPSALSTMVDLLGWRAQWQPQRLAYRFLVDGETEVQSVTYEVLDRRARAIAHRLQALNCTGQRALLLYPAGLDYIAAFFGCLYAGTIAVPAYPPRPNRSLERIQAIIHDAEATIALTDGAILPTLEKRFGDCADLKGLHWLNTDAVDDALADDWSGVEIGSDNLALLQYTSGSTAAPKGVMISHDNLLHNSSLIHQSFQDTPDSAGVSWLPPYHDMGLVGGILQPLYVGAPMTLMSPVAFLQKPLRWLQAISRYQATTSGGPNFAYDLCVRKTTPQQRAELDLSTWRLAFSGAEPIHHETLAHFAAAFAPAGFDRRAFYPCYGMAEATLLVSGNRPGQPPQHCTVDSKALRHHRVLTAAASSTDGSTEAQVFVGCGQAVRDQSIVIVDPDTGRACPADRVGEIWLGSSRSIAQGYWQQPQATAHAFRAYRRDTGEGPCLRTGDLGFLRDGQLYITGRLKDLIIIRGRNHYPQDIEATVEKAHEALRPGAGTAFSVNIAGAERLVVVQEVERRHLRHLEPEAIVAAVRRRVAEGHDLQLYALVLLKTGSLPKTSSGKVQRYLCRIGFLDQHLQSVYTWEDETLAGSLLQQGAAGMRPDDGVATVALPPPTERTAMAMQDWMVAWLAQALRLPVTAIDATQPFAEFGLDSMTAIELVEALETALGRPLSPTLVYEYPTIAALAGYLAAPADSPAHASHATTLTPDDPEVDQLVRELEMLSDSEIQELLGKQGR, from the coding sequence ATGAAGAAGGGTTCTGCACATATTCCCTCGGCCCTGTCTACCATGGTCGATTTGTTGGGCTGGCGAGCTCAGTGGCAGCCGCAGCGGTTGGCCTATCGATTTCTTGTGGATGGTGAGACTGAGGTACAAAGTGTCACCTATGAGGTGTTGGATCGACGGGCCCGTGCGATCGCACATCGGTTGCAAGCTCTCAACTGCACTGGTCAGCGGGCTTTACTGCTGTATCCGGCAGGGCTAGACTACATTGCCGCCTTCTTCGGATGCCTCTATGCCGGCACCATCGCCGTGCCGGCCTATCCACCCCGGCCTAATCGTTCTCTGGAGCGCATTCAAGCCATCATCCATGATGCCGAAGCCACCATTGCCCTGACTGACGGCGCCATTCTGCCCACCCTGGAAAAACGCTTCGGCGACTGTGCTGATCTGAAGGGACTGCATTGGCTGAATACCGACGCTGTAGATGATGCCTTAGCCGATGATTGGTCAGGGGTTGAGATTGGCAGCGATAATTTGGCCCTGTTGCAATACACCTCTGGCTCCACGGCTGCTCCGAAGGGGGTGATGATCAGCCACGATAATTTGCTGCACAACTCATCTTTGATCCATCAATCCTTTCAAGACACCCCCGACAGTGCTGGGGTCTCTTGGCTGCCGCCCTACCACGACATGGGACTGGTGGGAGGCATCCTGCAGCCCCTCTATGTGGGGGCACCCATGACCCTGATGTCTCCCGTGGCCTTCTTGCAGAAACCCCTGCGCTGGCTGCAGGCCATTAGCCGTTACCAGGCCACCACCAGCGGTGGCCCCAATTTTGCCTACGATCTGTGTGTGCGTAAAACTACTCCTCAGCAACGAGCCGAGTTGGATCTAAGCACCTGGCGCTTGGCCTTTAGCGGGGCTGAGCCCATTCACCATGAGACCTTAGCGCACTTCGCGGCCGCATTTGCGCCAGCGGGCTTCGATCGACGGGCTTTTTACCCGTGCTACGGCATGGCCGAGGCCACCCTGTTAGTCAGTGGAAATCGTCCGGGACAGCCGCCGCAGCATTGCACCGTTGATAGTAAGGCCCTACGCCATCACCGGGTGCTGACCGCCGCCGCTAGTTCCACAGACGGCTCGACAGAGGCTCAGGTCTTTGTCGGCTGTGGCCAGGCGGTACGCGATCAATCCATCGTCATTGTCGACCCAGACACCGGCCGGGCCTGCCCCGCCGATCGGGTCGGGGAAATCTGGCTAGGCTCCTCCCGCAGCATTGCCCAGGGCTATTGGCAGCAACCCCAGGCAACGGCCCATGCTTTCCGGGCCTACCGCCGCGACACTGGGGAAGGTCCCTGCCTGCGGACAGGCGACCTGGGATTTCTCAGGGACGGGCAACTCTACATCACCGGTCGCTTGAAGGATTTAATTATCATTCGGGGACGAAATCACTATCCCCAAGATATTGAGGCGACGGTGGAAAAAGCCCATGAGGCCCTGCGGCCAGGGGCAGGAACCGCCTTTTCAGTCAACATCGCCGGGGCTGAGCGCCTGGTGGTGGTCCAGGAGGTGGAGCGCCGTCATCTCCGTCACTTAGAGCCAGAGGCGATTGTGGCGGCGGTGCGCCGTCGAGTTGCCGAGGGCCATGATTTACAGCTCTATGCCTTGGTGCTGCTGAAAACGGGGAGCCTGCCCAAGACCTCCAGCGGCAAGGTGCAGCGCTATCTCTGTCGCATTGGTTTCTTAGATCAACACCTGCAGAGTGTCTATACATGGGAAGATGAGACTCTGGCTGGTTCCCTGCTGCAGCAGGGCGCTGCAGGGATGCGGCCTGATGATGGTGTCGCCACCGTAGCGCTACCCCCACCCACGGAGCGCACTGCCATGGCCATGCAGGATTGGATGGTTGCCTGGTTGGCCCAGGCCCTGAGACTGCCAGTGACGGCTATTGATGCGACGCAACCGTTTGCCGAGTTCGGGCTAGATTCGATGACGGCCATAGAACTGGTAGAAGCCTTGGAGACGGCCCTGGGTCGTCCCCTATCCCCGACGTTGGTGTATGAATATCCTACTATCGCTGCCTTGGCGGGTTATTTAGCCGCCCCCGCCGACAGCCCTGCCCATGCTAGTCATGCAACGACCCTCACCCCAGATGACCCGGAAGTGGATCAGCTCGTTAGAGAATTAGAGATGCTGTCTGATAGCGAAATCCAGGAATTGCTGGGTAAGCAAGGCCGATAG
- the folE gene encoding GTP cyclohydrolase I FolE produces the protein MTIASSSGLNGASSPTANNGRVPSASSVRPDRSKSHGLMPPTTDESDQEAMQDAVRTLLISVGEDPDREGLLKTPKRVAEAMRFLTSGYHQSLEDLVNGAIFDEGHNEMVLVRDINAFSLCEHHMLPFMGKVHVAYIPDQKVVGLSKLARIVEMYSRRLQVQERLTRQIAEAVQSILDPQGVAVVMEASHMCMVMRGVQKPGSWTVTSAMLGVFQEDSKTREEFLSLIRHQPAFT, from the coding sequence ATGACTATTGCCTCTTCTAGTGGTCTCAATGGGGCGTCAAGCCCCACTGCCAATAATGGCCGCGTGCCCTCTGCTAGCTCAGTGCGTCCAGATCGGAGCAAATCCCATGGCCTCATGCCTCCGACCACCGATGAGTCGGATCAAGAAGCCATGCAAGATGCCGTGCGGACCTTGCTGATCTCGGTCGGAGAAGATCCAGATCGGGAGGGACTGTTGAAGACTCCGAAGCGGGTGGCTGAGGCGATGCGCTTCCTCACCAGTGGTTATCACCAGTCCTTAGAAGACCTGGTGAATGGGGCTATTTTTGACGAGGGGCATAACGAAATGGTGTTGGTGCGCGATATCAATGCCTTTAGCCTCTGCGAGCATCACATGTTGCCCTTCATGGGCAAGGTCCATGTGGCCTATATCCCAGATCAAAAGGTGGTGGGCTTGAGTAAGCTAGCCCGGATTGTGGAGATGTATTCTCGCCGCCTGCAGGTGCAAGAGCGCCTGACCCGGCAAATTGCTGAGGCGGTTCAATCCATTCTCGACCCCCAAGGCGTGGCCGTGGTGATGGAAGCTAGCCACATGTGCATGGTCATGAGAGGCGTGCAAAAACCTGGTTCCTGGACCGTCACCAGTGCCATGTTAGGAGTATTCCAGGAAGATTCTAAGACCCGAGAAGAGTTCCTGAGCTTGATTCGTCATCAGCCCGCCTTCACGTAG
- a CDS encoding DUF4912 domain-containing protein, protein MMSQMSQRSPLEDMTLRQLRRVASDLEVSRYSRMRKSELIAAIRMMQSEPTAPVPTTAVEGQMEVEASKYTVTPEAPPEELATVDEGLPDLPGGYGESRIVLLPRDPQMAYAYWDVPNEHREDMRRQGGVRLALRLYDVTDIDLNAQNSHGLQQYECDEMARDWYFPVPVSDRDYVVEIGYICNDGRWLVLARSATVHIPPVYPSDWIEDQFMAVDWNLDLRGKQLATLQHPSQRAATEPGSPLYDGIFAMAQSAEAQRVAGSLFGSMQQVPGSMMPQQAISSYVFPSGVGMWAVPTMSGLTMSGVGFSASAPPIRPRKFWLIADAELIVYGATEPDATVTIGGKPIQLNSDGTFRFQMSFQDGLIDYPIVAVASDGEQTRSIHMKFERETPSRHTNTKEDAVEEWFA, encoded by the coding sequence ATGATGTCTCAGATGTCTCAACGTTCGCCGCTAGAAGACATGACTCTGCGTCAGCTCCGCAGAGTGGCTAGCGACTTAGAAGTGTCTCGTTACAGTCGCATGCGAAAGTCAGAGCTGATCGCCGCGATTCGCATGATGCAATCAGAACCGACGGCGCCAGTACCGACCACCGCCGTTGAAGGGCAGATGGAAGTGGAAGCCTCCAAGTACACGGTAACCCCGGAGGCGCCACCAGAAGAACTAGCCACGGTCGATGAAGGCCTGCCGGATTTACCCGGCGGCTATGGAGAGAGTCGGATCGTCCTCTTGCCCCGAGATCCTCAAATGGCTTATGCCTACTGGGATGTCCCCAATGAGCATCGGGAAGACATGCGCCGCCAGGGGGGAGTCCGCCTAGCCTTACGGCTCTATGACGTCACCGACATCGATCTCAACGCCCAAAATTCCCATGGCTTGCAACAATACGAATGCGACGAAATGGCCCGGGACTGGTATTTTCCGGTTCCTGTCAGCGATCGCGACTACGTCGTAGAAATCGGCTATATCTGCAACGACGGGCGCTGGCTAGTGCTAGCCAGATCAGCCACCGTACACATCCCCCCGGTATATCCTTCCGATTGGATTGAAGATCAGTTCATGGCCGTTGACTGGAACCTAGATCTGCGCGGTAAGCAACTGGCCACCCTGCAGCACCCCAGTCAGCGGGCAGCCACGGAGCCGGGCAGTCCCCTGTACGACGGTATCTTTGCCATGGCCCAATCGGCGGAAGCACAACGTGTTGCCGGGTCCCTATTCGGGTCCATGCAGCAGGTCCCGGGCTCGATGATGCCTCAACAGGCCATCAGTTCTTACGTCTTCCCCTCAGGAGTGGGGATGTGGGCCGTACCTACCATGTCGGGGCTGACCATGTCTGGAGTCGGCTTCTCGGCCTCAGCGCCCCCGATTCGCCCTCGCAAGTTCTGGTTGATTGCCGATGCTGAACTCATCGTTTACGGAGCCACAGAACCGGATGCGACGGTCACCATCGGTGGCAAGCCGATTCAACTCAACTCCGACGGCACCTTCCGCTTCCAGATGTCCTTCCAGGATGGTCTCATTGACTATCCCATCGTGGCCGTGGCTTCAGATGGGGAGCAAACCCGATCTATCCACATGAAATTCGAGCGGGAAACCCCCTCTCGCCATACCAACACCAAGGAGGATGCTGTAGAGGAATGGTTTGCCTAA
- a CDS encoding SDR family oxidoreductase has translation MTPDATRRALITGASSGIGKSTAIAFAQAGIDVALVSRSQDRLEAIAQDLGCQGVVAKAYGIDLAQVAQVSAQMQAVLADFGPIDILVNNAGMGYTGGLADMPLADWQRVLDLNLTSVFQCIQALLPGLRDRNGTIVNVVSIAGKSAFPNWGAYSVSKASILTLSRILAAEERQHGVRVTAISPGAVNTPIWDTETVQADFDRASMLTPDVVAQTILHAVQLPAQAVIEDLNLMPSAGAL, from the coding sequence ATGACTCCCGATGCAACCCGTCGTGCTCTCATCACGGGGGCGAGTAGTGGCATTGGAAAATCAACGGCAATCGCGTTCGCCCAAGCTGGGATTGATGTCGCCCTGGTCAGTCGCTCTCAGGATAGATTAGAGGCCATCGCCCAAGATCTTGGCTGCCAAGGTGTCGTGGCTAAGGCCTATGGGATTGACTTGGCTCAGGTGGCACAAGTATCGGCTCAGATGCAGGCCGTGCTAGCAGATTTTGGCCCCATTGATATCTTGGTGAACAATGCTGGCATGGGGTATACCGGAGGCTTGGCCGACATGCCCCTGGCTGACTGGCAACGGGTGTTGGACCTGAATCTCACCAGTGTATTTCAATGCATTCAGGCGTTGCTACCTGGCCTGCGCGATCGCAACGGCACGATTGTCAATGTGGTGTCCATTGCCGGCAAATCGGCTTTTCCCAATTGGGGCGCCTACAGTGTCAGTAAGGCCAGCATCTTGACCCTATCTCGTATCCTGGCGGCTGAGGAGCGTCAGCATGGGGTGCGCGTGACGGCCATTTCCCCTGGAGCGGTTAACACTCCCATCTGGGATACGGAGACAGTACAAGCAGACTTCGATCGCGCTAGCATGCTGACCCCAGACGTAGTGGCTCAAACAATTTTGCATGCCGTTCAGTTACCTGCCCAGGCCGTGATCGAAGATTTAAACCTAATGCCCAGTGCCGGGGCCCTCTAG
- the rseP gene encoding RIP metalloprotease RseP, translating to MSVLAAIAVLAVLIVVHELGHFLAARLQGIHVNRFSIGFGPILWKLQGPQTEYAIRAIPLGGFVGFPDDDPDSIIPADDPDLLKNRPILDRAIVISAGVIANLLFAYCVFVAQFSTVGVPETFNPQPGVLVPQVLSETAPAADAGIRAGDLIVAAEGERLGASEEAIQSLIQLIQNSPNQPIDLTVERGSREVALTVTPELGADGKAIIGVQLQPNGTLEYRQASNVSEVFTMAAQEFQSMLVRTVQGFAMLITNFSEMASEVAGPVRIVEQGAGLAENNAISLFPFTAIISINLAIINILPLPALDGGQLAFLAVEALRGKPLPARVQENVMQTGLVLLLGLGVFLIVRDTTQLEIFQNWLQ from the coding sequence ATGTCCGTCTTGGCCGCGATCGCAGTTCTGGCAGTGCTCATTGTCGTGCACGAGCTAGGGCATTTCCTAGCTGCCCGATTACAAGGCATTCACGTCAACCGCTTCTCCATCGGGTTTGGCCCCATTCTCTGGAAGCTTCAGGGTCCGCAAACGGAGTATGCCATCCGAGCCATTCCCCTGGGGGGATTCGTAGGCTTCCCCGATGATGACCCCGACAGTATTATCCCAGCAGATGATCCCGATCTACTCAAGAACCGCCCAATCTTGGATCGGGCCATTGTGATCAGCGCCGGGGTGATTGCCAACCTACTCTTTGCCTACTGCGTCTTCGTGGCTCAGTTTTCTACTGTGGGGGTGCCAGAAACCTTCAATCCGCAGCCAGGAGTGCTGGTGCCCCAGGTGCTCTCCGAGACAGCCCCGGCTGCCGATGCCGGCATTCGCGCCGGAGATCTGATCGTGGCCGCCGAGGGAGAGCGGTTGGGAGCCTCAGAAGAGGCGATTCAATCGCTGATTCAGTTGATTCAAAACAGCCCGAATCAGCCCATTGATCTTACAGTCGAGCGTGGCAGTCGGGAAGTTGCCCTGACGGTCACGCCAGAGTTAGGCGCTGATGGTAAAGCCATTATCGGGGTGCAGTTGCAACCCAATGGCACCCTAGAGTATCGCCAGGCCAGCAATGTCAGCGAAGTCTTCACCATGGCGGCCCAAGAATTTCAGTCTATGCTGGTGCGAACGGTACAGGGCTTTGCCATGCTGATTACCAATTTTTCAGAGATGGCTAGCGAAGTGGCCGGACCCGTGCGCATTGTAGAACAAGGGGCTGGATTGGCTGAAAACAATGCCATTAGCCTGTTTCCCTTTACCGCCATCATCAGCATCAACCTGGCCATCATCAACATTCTGCCCTTACCGGCCTTAGACGGGGGGCAGCTGGCATTTCTAGCAGTAGAGGCTCTGCGGGGCAAGCCCCTGCCTGCCCGCGTTCAAGAGAATGTGATGCAGACTGGCCTGGTGCTGCTATTAGGCCTGGGAGTCTTTCTGATTGTGCGCGACACCACGCAACTTGAAATCTTTCAAAACTGGTTGCAGTGA
- a CDS encoding NifU family protein, whose product MQTLALTSENVEKVLDEMRPYLLADGGNVELMELDGPVVKLRLQGACGSCPSSAMTLRMGIERRLREFIPEIAEVQQVM is encoded by the coding sequence ATGCAAACCCTGGCACTGACTAGTGAAAACGTCGAGAAAGTCCTGGACGAAATGCGTCCTTACCTATTGGCCGATGGTGGCAATGTGGAGCTGATGGAGTTAGATGGACCAGTTGTAAAGCTGCGCTTACAGGGGGCCTGTGGCTCTTGTCCTAGCTCTGCTATGACCCTGCGCATGGGGATCGAACGGCGACTGCGGGAGTTTATCCCCGAGATCGCCGAGGTTCAGCAGGTCATGTAA
- the serS gene encoding serine--tRNA ligase, whose product MLDLKQIRDYPDTVQAALSHRGDYDLTPLLELDRQRRALETMRSQLQAQSNDIGKQVGQAIKAGADPKGAEVATLKAEGNRLKTELAQLDPQERDLKAQLDQMLLGLPNLPSDTTPVGRSEADNVDVRYWGDDQIPTIEVKPHWDIGETLGILNFERSVKLAQSRFVTLLGAGAALERALIQFMLDSHIHAGYTEVIPPYLINTAAMTASGQLPKFADESFRCDRDDLWLTPTAEVPVTNLHRDEIFTSDELPRHYCAYTPCFRREAGSYGRDTRGLIRLHQFNKVELYKFVHPDQSMDELEALVRDAETILQQLQLPYRVIELCSGDLGFSACKTYDLEVWMPSSGTYREISSCSNCGDFQARRANVRFKAPNQKGTRFVHTLNGSGLAVGRTMAAILENYQQANGAVQIPSALRPYLKRDYL is encoded by the coding sequence GTGCTTGACTTAAAGCAAATTCGGGACTACCCCGATACGGTACAGGCCGCCTTGAGTCACCGAGGGGACTATGATCTGACCCCCTTGCTGGAGTTAGACCGGCAACGGCGGGCCTTAGAAACGATGCGATCGCAACTGCAGGCCCAGAGCAATGACATCGGCAAACAGGTGGGGCAGGCCATCAAAGCCGGGGCCGACCCCAAAGGGGCTGAGGTGGCGACCCTGAAGGCGGAGGGCAATCGGCTCAAGACAGAATTGGCCCAACTAGACCCCCAGGAGCGAGACCTTAAGGCCCAACTGGATCAGATGCTACTGGGTCTACCCAACTTGCCCAGCGATACCACCCCGGTTGGCCGCAGTGAGGCCGACAATGTAGACGTGCGCTACTGGGGCGATGATCAGATTCCCACCATTGAGGTCAAGCCCCATTGGGACATTGGTGAAACCCTCGGCATCCTCAACTTCGAGCGCTCCGTCAAGCTGGCCCAAAGCCGTTTCGTCACCTTGCTAGGAGCGGGGGCAGCCCTAGAGCGAGCCCTGATCCAGTTCATGCTAGATAGCCATATCCATGCCGGCTACACCGAGGTGATTCCACCCTATTTGATCAACACGGCTGCCATGACGGCCTCCGGTCAGCTGCCTAAGTTTGCCGACGAAAGCTTTAGATGCGATCGCGACGATCTCTGGCTAACGCCCACGGCTGAGGTGCCCGTTACCAACCTGCACCGTGACGAGATCTTCACCAGCGATGAGCTGCCCCGACACTACTGCGCCTACACCCCCTGCTTCCGCCGGGAAGCTGGTAGCTATGGTCGCGATACCCGCGGCCTGATTCGACTACACCAATTCAACAAAGTGGAACTCTACAAGTTTGTCCACCCCGATCAGTCTATGGACGAACTGGAAGCCCTAGTCCGAGATGCCGAGACTATCCTGCAGCAACTCCAGTTGCCCTACCGAGTGATTGAACTCTGTAGTGGCGATCTGGGGTTCTCCGCCTGCAAAACCTACGACCTAGAAGTCTGGATGCCCTCCTCGGGAACCTATCGAGAGATCTCGAGTTGCTCCAACTGCGGCGACTTCCAAGCCCGACGCGCCAATGTACGATTCAAAGCCCCCAATCAAAAAGGCACCCGCTTTGTCCACACACTCAACGGCTCCGGATTAGCGGTAGGACGCACCATGGCCGCCATCCTAGAAAACTATCAACAGGCCAATGGGGCCGTCCAAATTCCCTCGGCCCTGCGGCCCTACCTGAAGCGAGACTATCTTTAG
- the aat gene encoding leucyl/phenylalanyl-tRNA--protein transferase — translation MTEFRYDTNAIIRGYCQGYFLMADEFGKTLSWYTSRQRALIPLDERFRYPKSLRRILNQNRFQVKINGAFMDVVEGCADRDSTWISQELKQVYWELAQAGWAYSFETWQGNVLAGGILGIAIGGAFIGESMFYRVPEGSKVAMVKLVERLRQQGFLLFDAQMMNPHLARFGAHMISNKEYLAKLQQACQQACSFL, via the coding sequence GTGACTGAGTTCCGTTACGACACCAACGCCATTATTCGAGGCTATTGCCAAGGCTATTTCCTCATGGCCGACGAATTTGGCAAAACCCTGAGCTGGTATACCAGCCGCCAACGGGCCTTAATTCCCCTAGACGAGCGATTTCGGTATCCAAAATCCCTGCGGCGCATCCTCAATCAGAACCGCTTCCAAGTCAAGATCAATGGCGCCTTTATGGACGTAGTCGAAGGCTGTGCCGATCGAGACAGCACTTGGATCTCCCAAGAGTTGAAACAGGTGTATTGGGAATTAGCCCAGGCGGGGTGGGCTTATAGTTTTGAAACTTGGCAGGGCAACGTTTTGGCCGGAGGCATCTTGGGCATTGCGATCGGGGGGGCTTTTATTGGCGAGTCGATGTTTTATCGAGTGCCTGAGGGCTCTAAAGTCGCTATGGTCAAGCTCGTAGAGCGCTTGCGGCAGCAAGGATTTTTGCTGTTCGATGCGCAAATGATGAATCCCCATTTAGCCCGCTTCGGGGCCCACATGATCTCTAACAAGGAGTATTTAGCGAAGTTACAACAAGCTTGTCAGCAAGCTTGCTCGTTTCTTTAG
- the nth gene encoding endonuclease III has product MSTPRQQIAKQQRALDILNRLQRLYPDASCSLTHSTPLQLLVATILSAQCTDERVNQVTPALFERFPTAEAFAAADRQELESLIKSTGFYRNKAKNIRAACQKIVNEFEGKVPAQMQALLSLPGVARKTANVVLAHGFGINAGVTVDTHVKRLSKRLGLTDHEEPGKIERDLMALLPQPDWENWSIRLIYHGRAICMARTPRCDRCQLAELCPSAGKIGSTAAKGQSKGRRS; this is encoded by the coding sequence GTGAGCACTCCCCGCCAGCAGATTGCCAAGCAGCAACGGGCCCTAGACATTCTCAACCGGCTGCAGCGGCTGTATCCTGATGCTAGCTGTTCCCTTACCCACAGCACACCCTTGCAATTGCTAGTGGCGACTATCTTGTCGGCCCAATGCACTGACGAGCGGGTGAATCAGGTGACTCCGGCCCTATTCGAGCGCTTCCCTACGGCGGAGGCCTTTGCCGCTGCCGATAGGCAGGAGCTGGAATCATTGATCAAGTCCACGGGCTTCTATCGCAACAAGGCCAAAAATATTCGTGCCGCCTGCCAAAAGATCGTGAATGAGTTTGAGGGTAAGGTGCCGGCTCAAATGCAAGCCCTGCTGAGCCTACCCGGGGTGGCTCGCAAGACCGCTAATGTGGTGCTGGCCCATGGCTTTGGGATTAATGCTGGAGTGACCGTCGACACCCATGTGAAGCGTCTCAGTAAACGCCTGGGACTCACTGACCATGAGGAGCCAGGCAAGATTGAGCGGGACTTAATGGCCCTATTACCTCAACCAGACTGGGAAAACTGGTCGATTCGATTGATTTATCACGGTCGAGCCATCTGTATGGCCCGTACCCCCCGATGCGATCGCTGCCAACTGGCTGAGCTTTGTCCCTCAGCGGGAAAGATCGGGTCGACTGCTGCTAAGGGCCAAAGCAAAGGCCGCAGATCATAG
- the rpsN gene encoding 30S ribosomal protein S14: protein MAKKSMVARERKREKLVAKYAKKREELLEQFRQATNQQEKLDIHRKIQQLPRNSSRTRLRNRCWMTGRSRGYYRDFGLCRNVMREMAHEGLLPGVVKSSW, encoded by the coding sequence ATGGCTAAGAAAAGCATGGTGGCGCGGGAGCGCAAGCGGGAAAAACTAGTCGCCAAATACGCTAAGAAGCGGGAAGAATTGCTGGAGCAGTTTCGGCAGGCAACCAATCAACAAGAAAAGCTGGACATTCACCGCAAAATTCAACAATTGCCCCGCAATAGTTCCCGCACTCGGCTACGGAACCGCTGCTGGATGACGGGTCGCTCTCGCGGTTACTACCGGGATTTTGGCCTGTGTCGCAACGTGATGCGAGAGATGGCCCACGAAGGGCTGTTGCCCGGGGTAGTCAAATCGAGTTGGTAG